In a genomic window of Telopea speciosissima isolate NSW1024214 ecotype Mountain lineage chromosome 5, Tspe_v1, whole genome shotgun sequence:
- the LOC122662945 gene encoding uncharacterized protein LOC122662945, whose translation MTVLQCDASLTAERASYGGIIRDDTGSAIMAFAVKGDDNSVPGMELYAILRGVTFCIQQNHLRVSIRSDSKLAVDILNGTVSCPWSMHPLKDSITTLFEQLHHKEIRHVWRELNQPADFIAAMDIGDGEVTLYPPDFPQDLVELIKNDSDRKVFFRTLSH comes from the coding sequence ATGACTGTCTTACAATGTGATGCGTCTCTAACGGCCGAGAGAGCTTCCTATGGTGGGATCATTCGTGATGATACAGGTTCAGCCATCATGGCTTTTGCAGTGAAAGGTGATGACAATTCTGTCCCTGGCATGGAGCTTTATGCAATTTTAAGGGGGGTCACATTTTGTATTCAGCAGAATCATCTTCGGGTTTCTATCCGATCGGACTCTAAACTTGCAGTGGATATTCTGAATGGGACAGTGAGTTGTCCTTGGAGCATGCATCCCTTAAAGGACAGCATTACAACGCTCTTTGAGCAATTGCACCATAAGGAGATCagacatgtttggagggagctTAACCAACCAGCTGACTTTATTGCAGCTATGGATATTGGGGATGGGGAGGTTACTTTATATCCACCCGATTTCCCACAGGACCTGGTGGAGTTGATTAAGAATGATTCAGACCGCAAAGTTTTTTTTAGGACCTTGTCACACTGA